In Zingiber officinale cultivar Zhangliang chromosome 6A, Zo_v1.1, whole genome shotgun sequence, a single genomic region encodes these proteins:
- the LOC121998142 gene encoding PHD finger protein ALFIN-LIKE 1-like gives MDPGSAPRTVEDIFKDYSGRRAGIVRALTLDVDEFYSQCDPDKENLCLYGHSNDTWEVNLPAEEVPPELPEPALGINFARDGMDRRDWLSLIAVHSDSWLLSVAFYLGARLNRNDRKRLFSMINEHPTVFEVVSDRRQSREKSGIDSGNKSKLSKRSSDGQIKSNSRMADEGYDEDEDEHSETLCGACGGSYSADEFWIACDVCERWFHGKCVKITPAKAESIKQYKCPRCSSKKARQ, from the exons ATGGATCCCGGCTCCGCTCCCCGCACCGTCGAGGACATCTTCAAGGACTATAGCGGCCGCCGAGCCGGCATCGTCCGCGCCCTCACCCTTG ATGTCGACGAGTTCTACTCTCAATGCGATCCCG ATAAGGAGAATCTGTGTCTGTACGGGCATTCCAACGACACGTGGGAGGTCAACCTCCCGGCGGAGGAGGTGCCGCCGGAGCTTCCGGAGCCGGCTCTTGGAATCAACTTCGCAAGGGACGGAATGGACCGGAGGGACTGGCTCTCGCTTATCGCTGTGCACAGCGATTCCTGGCTCTTGTCTGTTGCTTTCTATCTTGGGGCGCGCCTCAACAGGAACGATAG GAAACGCTTGTTCAGCATGATCAATGAACATCCAACTGTCTTCGAAGTGGTGTCTGACAGGAGGCAATCAAGAGAAAAGTCTGGTATTGACAGTGGAAATAAATCCAAACTCTCAAAG AGATCAAGTGATGGACAAATAAAAAGCAACTCGAGGATGGCTGATGAAGGgtatgatgaagatgaagacgaACACAGCGAAACCCTTTGTGGTGCTTGCGGCGGAAGTTACAGTGCAGATGAGTTTTGGATTGCGTGTGATGTATGTGAAAGGTGGTTCCATGGGAAGTGCGTTAAGATAACTCCTGCCAAAGCCGAGAGCATAAAACAGTATAAATGCCCCCGTTGCAGCTCAAAGAAAGCTAGGCAGTGA